The DNA window GATCTCCGGGGCCACCTCGGCGAGCTTCATGCGTGACATGGGTCGTCCTCTCTCGATATCGCTTACCCGGATAAGACGAAATGGCCGCCGAATTCGTGACAGAAATCGAAAAATTCACGAAGACGGCAGGCAGCGACCGCGATCGGCCAGTTCACCGCACGGTTCGTTGCCGTGTGCGCGCAGCACGTCCTTGCCGGTCAGATCGGTCAAGAAGTGCAGGAAGCTCGCGCCGAGCGAATCGCCGGGGAGTTCGCCATAGCTGTAGGCGTATTCGACACCCCAGAACGGGTAGGTGCGATTGACCGCCGCGTCGCGGCCCGCGGTCACGCCGTCGATGGCGAGAGTCGACGCGCCCGCCTTCACCGCCTCGGAGAACTCGCTGTAGCCGATGGCACCCGGTATTTCGCTCACCGCCTTCTGCATATCCTTGGTGACCTGCACGTCGCAATACTTGGCGGCCGTCGGCGGGGCATCCTTGATCGCGACACAGCTCACATGCGCCCGATCGGGTGGCGCACCGCCGAGCAGCCTGCGCTCCAACGTATTCCGGGTGCCCGATCCCGGTATCCGATTGACCAGAACGATGGGCAGATCGGGACCGCCGAGTTCGCGCCAGTTGGTGATCCGGCCCTGATAGAGATCCTGGATCTGGGCTACGGTCAGGCTCCCGATACCGATGTCCTTGTGCACGATCATGGTGAACAGCGATAACGCCAGCGGACGGTCCAGCAGCGATTGGTAGCCATTACCTTTCGGGCCGTCGCTGATCGTCAGCAGATCGAGATTGTCCTTGCCCTCCTCGGCGACCCGGTCGAGACCGAGTTCGGTGCCCTCGAATCCGAACGCGAATTCCGCTCCGGTGCAGCGCTTCCCGTACTGTCCGGCCGCGTCTCGAATGACGGGCTCGAAGGCCGACGAGCCGACCAGCGTGAGTTTGCCCGTCGCGCAATCCAGCGGCGTCGCAGCGGGCTCCAGCACGGCGACAACGAGCTGAACGGCGATGACGACCACCAGGAAAGCGATGAGCCCCCACATCACTCGGGAAATCCCGGGGCGACTCTTGGTTTCGATGATCCGCCCACCCTTGATGCCGCCGCGCAGCTTCGGCGGGAGGTACTCCCCGGCGCCCTCCGAACGCTGCAGGATGGCCAGAATCTTGTAATGATCGGCGCGATTCAACGGCACCCTCGGCAGATCGATGGCGCCGATATACCCGGCCGTATCCTCGCGGACCGCGATGCCCGAGTCGCGGTCCAGCAAATCGGACAGACCATCGCTCAGTTCGGTCACCGCCATGCCGATGACCCGGCGCTGCGGAAAGTTCAGATGCAGGCCGACCCGGCTCGTCTCGGGCGCCTGGTAATCGTGCGGATCGATCGGTGTCGCGCCGCTGTTCTCGATGCGGACCAACACCACCGACAGATCCTTCAGCGGTGGGCTCACACCATCGCGCTCGGGGCGCAGTTGAGGTAGCACGCCCGGGTACACCGATTCGACTTCACCTGTGACCGGCGTATCCATCTGCACGCGATAGCCGATCTCCTTGCGCCCGACGAACACGAACTCCCACAGGAACGCGACGATCGACACCGCGATACCGATGAGCGCAAGGACGATTTCGATCGGAAAACCGCCCACCGGTATTGCCACCCCCAAGAGATCTGTGTTTCAACCATTTTCGTGCCTTATCCGGCAGGGGCCCGGATACCGCACCACTGTTCGACAACAGTTAACCCGCCGGACAACCCGACCGCACGCGCAGGGGTCGGGGCTGTCAACTCTGCCGCCGGCCCACCTCCAGAACCCCCGCCCTGCCGAATGCGGGCGGGGGTCGGATGCCAGCCGTCAGAAGGCGTCGTTGGCGATGATCTGTTCGATATTGCGTTCGGCGAGTGCGGTGATCGTCAGAAACGGGTTGACACCGGTGCTGCCGGGGATCAACGAGCCGTCCATCACGTACAGCCCCGGATAGCTGGTCAGCCTGCCGTAATTATCGGTCGTCGTATTCAGCAAGCATCCGCCGAGTGGGTGATAGACGAAGTCGTCACCCCAGATCTTGTCGGTGCCGAACAGATCGGACCGGTACACCGTGCCCGCCTTGCTGTTGATGGCGTCGAACATCGCCTTGGCCGCGGCGATGGACGGCGCGGTGTAGGACGACTGCCAGGACAGATCGACCTTTCCGGTGCCGGTGTTATAGCTGAAGGCGGCACGATTGTTGTTCTTGGTGATCGCCAGGTAGAGGTTGATCCAGGTCTCGGTGCCCGCCGGGAACGGCGCGATCTCGGCGAATACCGGTCCACTGGCGTTGCCCCAGTTGTCGATTCCCATGCAGGGAATGCTGGACTGCAGGGCACCGGTCAGATCCAGACCGGCCCGGCCGACCATCACATTGCCATTATTGCCCCAGCCGGTGCCCACGGAGGCGGGCAGGTTCGGCAGTTTGCCGGTGGCCTTCATGGCGACCAGCAGCTTGCTGGTACCGACGCTGCCCGCCGCGAAGATCACCTTCGCCGCGGTGACCGTCTTGGTGGCGACAGTGTTTCCCGCCGTGTCGATCTGGGCGATCGTGACGGTGTAGCCGCTGGCTGCCGGGGCCACCGCGGTGACTTTGTGCAGTGCGGATATCGACAGGTTGCCGGTCGCCGAGGCGGCGGCGAGATAGGTCTTGTCGAGCGATCGCTTGCCGTAGTTGTTGCCATAGATGACCTCGGCGTCGAGTGCGGACCGGGTCACCGTGTTCGCCTGTTCTTTGACCATGTAACCGAAGTCGTAGACATTGGGCACGAAGACCGTCGTGAAGCCCGCGTTATTGGCGGTCTTACGACTTACTCGACTGAATTGGTAGCACTCGGCCGATTCGAACCAGGTCTGGTCGATGTTGTTGACGCCGAGCGCCGACTGCGCTCGCGGAAAATAGGTGGCGTACATGGCGGTCGAGTCGACCGATGGCAGGATCTCTTGGAAATAGGACAGTTTGGGCTGGACCGCCATGCCGCCGTTGACCAGCGAACCGCCGCCGACGCCACGGCCCTGGTAGACACGGGTCGCGGCGAATTGCTCGGAGTCCAGCGCACCGGCATATGCGGGACTGATCGACTTGTTGGCCGAGGCACCCAAGAAATAGCCGACCGGCTGATCGGTCGTCGTTCGAAACCAGAACGACCGCTTATCCGGATCGAGCATATTGCAGAAGATTTTCCCGTCATCGCCCGTCGTGGTCCAACTCTGGCCCATCTCGACCATGGCCACCTTCTTGCCCGCCTGAGCAAGCCGCAGCGCGGCCACCGCACCGCCGTAACCGCTGCCGATGATCAGGATCGGAACGCTGTCGCCGTCGCCGATGGTGGCAGCCGTCGCCTTGGCGATCCACGATGATGGTTGTAGCGCAAGCGATCCCACTGCTAGCCCAGCGCCCGCGATGAAGCTGCGGCGCCGCACCCCCCGACGAACTCCGGTACCGGTCGCGGAACGAAAAGAGTTGCCGTGCATTACATAACCTTCCCGAGAAGAGGCGCCATCGACCGCCTCGGATCGTCAGAAGGTAACAGGTTCTAGTAATGCGATCGCCAGAATTGCGATGACTAAATCTTTCGCGAGCCGATCCGCTCGAGCCGGGAAGCCACGGCCACCCACCACATCAACTCCATCGGTCGGACACCGGAGACGCCTTACCCACAAGCCAATAGTCTTGCACTACAAGCATATTGGCGCGCAGCCAGGCCGCGCGGACTCTCATTCGATACGATCGCCGGCCCGCTCTACACGCGGACGCCACTCCCACAGCGACCTGGTCACAAGCGAGCAACTGGCATCGGCCACAAGCAAGATTGACACACGTTCCACTCGCAACCGGGAGCCGCGCTATCAGATTCCGCCGAAGCAGCCGTAACTACTGGCTCCGCAGCCGGAATACCCGGCCCCGCTGTCGCTTCCGTAATTGCTGGAGGGCCCTCTGTGGTAATTGGCGGACGACTTCCGCTTGGGGTCGATTACCGCACCGGTCAGCGCCTGCCAACCAGACACCTCGGTCTGGTACTTCTCCTTCAGCGCGCGGCTCGTTTCCGGCGCCCAATTCACAGAGGTGTAGGGGTCGCTCAGTTGCCGAACACCATCGGTCGTGATCTTCCTCCGTGGCCGTGGCGACCGGCGGAAACGCGCTCCACCTGGAGCCGGGCTCGGCCACGCACTGCAGATCAGCGTTCTTGCTGATCTGAGCGCCGATCACAGCAACGGTCCGCACGCCGACCAACGAGCCGAGCCTCTGCACCTACAGTGCGCGGCTCATCTCACCATCCACGATCAATCACCCTCCCCGGTCGCCTGCGTCGTCCGAGCCAGCAGCTGCTCAACTGGCCAAGTATTGATAACCCGCTCCGCCGCAACACCATTCGCGACCGCTCGCTCGCAGCCGTATCCCTGCCAGTCCAACTGGCCGGGCGCATGCGCATCGGTATCGATCGAGAAATAGCACCCCATCTCGACGGCCAGCCGTAGCAGCCGCGAGGGTGGGTCGAGACGTTCGGGACGACTGTTGATCTCCACGGCCGTGCCATAACTCCGGCACGCCTCGAACACGAGCTCGGCGTCGAACGTCGACTCCGGCCGCGTACCCCGCTCGCCCGTGATCAACCGACCGGTGCAATGCCCGAGCACATCCACATTCGGATTCGCCACCGCGTACACCATCCGCTTGGTCATCGTCTCGCTGTCCGCACGCAGATGCGAATGCACACTCGCGACAACGATATCCAGCTCGGCGAGCAGATCGCCCTGCTGATCCAGGGTGCCGTCATCGAGAATGTCCACCTCGATACCGGTGAGGATCCGAAACGGCGCCATCCGCTCGTTGAGCTCGGCGACCACGTCCAGCTGCCGCCGCAACCGGTCCGCTGAAAGCCCGTTCGCGACGGTCAGCCGCGGCGAATGATCGGTCAGCGCACAGTATTCGTGCCCGAGTGCGGCCGCGACGCCCATCATCTCCGCGATCGGGCTGCCGCCGTCGGACCAATCGGAATGCGTGTGCAGATCACCGCGCAGCTGGGCGCGCAGCGGCTTGCCCGGCGTGCCGATCGGTTGCGCGGCCTTGCGTAGTTCGTCCAAATACTCCGGTGCCGCACCGGAATACGCCTGTTCGATGACGGCGGCGGTCTTCGGCCCGATCCCCGCGATCTCGCGCCAGCTGTGTGCCGCGCGATGGACCGCCAGCTCGTCCGGTGACAGTCGCGCCACGATATCGGCGGCGCGCCGGTAGGCCTTCACCCGATGTGATTGCGCCCGTGCGCGTTCGAGCCAGAAGCCGATTTCGCGCAGCGCCTCCACCGGCCCCGGGGCGCTGCCCGGCGCCGATC is part of the Nocardia sp. NBC_00565 genome and encodes:
- a CDS encoding PstS family phosphate ABC transporter substrate-binding protein; protein product: MGGFPIEIVLALIGIAVSIVAFLWEFVFVGRKEIGYRVQMDTPVTGEVESVYPGVLPQLRPERDGVSPPLKDLSVVLVRIENSGATPIDPHDYQAPETSRVGLHLNFPQRRVIGMAVTELSDGLSDLLDRDSGIAVREDTAGYIGAIDLPRVPLNRADHYKILAILQRSEGAGEYLPPKLRGGIKGGRIIETKSRPGISRVMWGLIAFLVVVIAVQLVVAVLEPAATPLDCATGKLTLVGSSAFEPVIRDAAGQYGKRCTGAEFAFGFEGTELGLDRVAEEGKDNLDLLTISDGPKGNGYQSLLDRPLALSLFTMIVHKDIGIGSLTVAQIQDLYQGRITNWRELGGPDLPIVLVNRIPGSGTRNTLERRLLGGAPPDRAHVSCVAIKDAPPTAAKYCDVQVTKDMQKAVSEIPGAIGYSEFSEAVKAGASTLAIDGVTAGRDAAVNRTYPFWGVEYAYSYGELPGDSLGASFLHFLTDLTGKDVLRAHGNEPCGELADRGRCLPSS
- a CDS encoding GMC family oxidoreductase N-terminal domain-containing protein, giving the protein MHGNSFRSATGTGVRRGVRRRSFIAGAGLAVGSLALQPSSWIAKATAATIGDGDSVPILIIGSGYGGAVAALRLAQAGKKVAMVEMGQSWTTTGDDGKIFCNMLDPDKRSFWFRTTTDQPVGYFLGASANKSISPAYAGALDSEQFAATRVYQGRGVGGGSLVNGGMAVQPKLSYFQEILPSVDSTAMYATYFPRAQSALGVNNIDQTWFESAECYQFSRVSRKTANNAGFTTVFVPNVYDFGYMVKEQANTVTRSALDAEVIYGNNYGKRSLDKTYLAAASATGNLSISALHKVTAVAPAASGYTVTIAQIDTAGNTVATKTVTAAKVIFAAGSVGTSKLLVAMKATGKLPNLPASVGTGWGNNGNVMVGRAGLDLTGALQSSIPCMGIDNWGNASGPVFAEIAPFPAGTETWINLYLAITKNNNRAAFSYNTGTGKVDLSWQSSYTAPSIAAAKAMFDAINSKAGTVYRSDLFGTDKIWGDDFVYHPLGGCLLNTTTDNYGRLTSYPGLYVMDGSLIPGSTGVNPFLTITALAERNIEQIIANDAF
- a CDS encoding PHP domain-containing protein, giving the protein MAEDDSIAGSAPGSAPGPVEALREIGFWLERARAQSHRVKAYRRAADIVARLSPDELAVHRAAHSWREIAGIGPKTAAVIEQAYSGAAPEYLDELRKAAQPIGTPGKPLRAQLRGDLHTHSDWSDGGSPIAEMMGVAAALGHEYCALTDHSPRLTVANGLSADRLRRQLDVVAELNERMAPFRILTGIEVDILDDGTLDQQGDLLAELDIVVASVHSHLRADSETMTKRMVYAVANPNVDVLGHCTGRLITGERGTRPESTFDAELVFEACRSYGTAVEINSRPERLDPPSRLLRLAVEMGCYFSIDTDAHAPGQLDWQGYGCERAVANGVAAERVINTWPVEQLLARTTQATGEGD